A window of the Streptomyces formicae genome harbors these coding sequences:
- a CDS encoding NAD-dependent epimerase/dehydratase family protein: MNVVVTGGAGFIGANLCRELASRPDVGGVVALDDLSTGSAANLADEENVDLVKGSILDPALVDSVVSQADAVVHLAARPSVPRSLKDPVASHHANATGTVNVLEACRRGNVPVVAASSSSVYGATEALPKHEELPTRPLSPYAASKLATESYVLAYGASFGLPVLAFRFFNVYGPLQPAGHAYAAVVPAFTDAMLRGEPVRIFGDGQQTRDFTYVGTVVRVLADAVLRKVSYAGPVNLAFGTRVSLLDLARQLADITGVPADIRHEDPRAGDVRHSQAADGRLRELFPDVAQVPLAEGLAQTVDWFRTLPDYAGPRAAVTAP, translated from the coding sequence ATGAACGTCGTTGTGACCGGAGGTGCCGGGTTCATCGGCGCCAACCTGTGCCGTGAGCTCGCGTCCCGTCCCGACGTGGGCGGGGTGGTGGCCCTGGACGACCTGAGCACGGGCTCCGCCGCCAATCTCGCGGACGAGGAGAACGTGGACCTGGTCAAGGGCAGCATCCTCGACCCCGCCCTCGTCGACAGTGTGGTGTCCCAGGCGGACGCCGTGGTGCACCTCGCCGCCCGCCCGTCCGTCCCGCGGTCCCTGAAGGACCCGGTCGCCAGCCACCACGCCAACGCCACCGGCACGGTCAACGTCCTGGAGGCGTGCAGGCGCGGGAACGTACCGGTCGTCGCCGCCTCGTCCTCGTCGGTCTACGGTGCCACCGAGGCGCTGCCCAAGCACGAGGAACTGCCGACCCGGCCGCTGAGCCCCTACGCGGCGAGCAAGCTCGCCACCGAGTCCTATGTCCTCGCTTACGGCGCCTCGTTCGGCCTCCCGGTCCTGGCGTTCCGGTTCTTCAACGTCTACGGGCCGCTCCAGCCGGCCGGACACGCCTACGCCGCCGTGGTCCCGGCCTTCACCGACGCCATGCTGCGCGGCGAACCCGTCCGGATCTTCGGCGACGGGCAGCAGACACGGGACTTCACCTACGTCGGAACGGTCGTGCGGGTGCTGGCCGACGCGGTACTGCGCAAGGTCTCGTACGCCGGTCCGGTGAACCTGGCCTTCGGCACCCGGGTGTCCCTGCTCGACCTCGCACGGCAGCTCGCGGACATCACCGGGGTGCCGGCCGACATCCGGCACGAGGACCCGAGGGCGGGGGACGTCCGCCACTCCCAGGCGGCGGACGGCCGGCTGCGCGAGCTCTTCCCCGATGTCGCCCAGGTCCCGCTGGCGGAGGGACTCGCGCAGACGGTGGACTGGTTCCGCACCCTGCCCGACTACGCGGGACCGCGCGCCGCGGTCACCGCGCCCTGA
- a CDS encoding NAD-dependent epimerase/dehydratase family protein, whose translation MTDHSKFLVTGGAGFIGSHLVDALLARGEPVVVLDDLSTGRMENLSRARRHGRFRFVHGSVLDAPLVDELVSGCDRIVHLAAAVGVKLIVEQPLKSFTVNTKGTETVIEAAHRHSRPVLIASTSEIYGKNSSGPLTETSDRILGSPSVSRWSYSTAKAVDEILAELYRREYGLNSTIVRFFNTVGPRQSPAYGMVIPRFARQAVRGEPLTVYGTGQQQRCFLHVNDVVAALLSLIDRPESQGETFNIGSDEEISILDLAARVIGSAKSTSTLQRVPYSAAYGPGFEDMERRVPDTTKLRAFTGWRPQRNLDDVLADAVADARREERMVVAGPCPA comes from the coding sequence GTGACAGACCATTCGAAGTTTCTGGTTACCGGCGGAGCCGGCTTCATCGGTTCCCATCTCGTCGACGCGCTGCTGGCCCGTGGTGAGCCGGTCGTCGTACTCGACGACCTGAGCACAGGGCGTATGGAAAACCTTTCCCGCGCGCGCCGCCACGGGCGTTTCCGGTTCGTCCACGGATCCGTCCTCGATGCCCCGCTGGTCGATGAATTGGTGAGCGGCTGCGACCGGATCGTGCACCTGGCGGCAGCTGTCGGGGTGAAACTCATCGTGGAACAGCCGCTGAAGTCCTTCACCGTGAACACCAAGGGCACCGAAACGGTCATCGAGGCCGCGCACCGCCATTCCCGTCCGGTCCTGATCGCCAGCACGTCGGAGATCTACGGAAAGAACTCCTCAGGGCCGCTGACCGAGACCTCCGACCGCATTCTCGGAAGTCCGTCCGTGTCCCGCTGGTCCTACAGCACGGCGAAAGCGGTGGACGAGATCCTCGCCGAGCTGTACCGCCGCGAGTACGGACTGAACTCCACCATCGTGCGCTTCTTCAACACCGTCGGCCCGCGACAGAGCCCCGCGTACGGCATGGTGATCCCGAGATTCGCTCGTCAGGCAGTACGGGGAGAGCCGCTGACGGTCTACGGCACCGGGCAGCAGCAGCGCTGCTTCCTCCACGTCAACGACGTGGTCGCGGCGCTCCTCTCCCTGATCGACCGCCCGGAGTCGCAAGGGGAGACCTTCAACATCGGCAGCGACGAGGAGATCAGCATCCTGGATCTCGCGGCGCGGGTCATCGGCAGTGCGAAGAGCACGTCGACCTTGCAGCGCGTCCCGTACAGCGCCGCGTACGGGCCAGGGTTCGAGGACATGGAGCGGCGCGTCCCCGACACCACGAAGCTGAGGGCCTTCACCGGCTGGCGGCCGCAGCGGAACCTCGACGACGTGCTGGCGGACGCCGTGGCGGACGCCCGCAGGGAGGAGCGGATGGTGGTGGCGGGCCCGTGTCCGGCCTGA
- a CDS encoding MraY family glycosyltransferase, translating to MSGLSPWLPAALAGLVALCVAALLTEPLRRLALWRGYTDQPGARKVHVRPTPYLGGMAVALATLGAAGVVAFVMGEGDTSLGVVLGCAAVVAVLGLVDDLRQLSIRVRLSVEAAAALTVVVWCGHPVLFGNWFDTVIAVLWILFTTNAFNLLDNMDGVVSTVTAVIAGFLCCAALHAGLAGTAAVTAALAGACAGFLFHNWHPARIFLGDAGALFVGFLVACANMTVHRDSTALSGYGSLLLITLVVIADTGLVMVARRREGRPVLEGGKDHIAHRLRRLGLTVRQVAAAIGAFAALTSLTAVLVMFRVLPQSVVLVTVVAVTAVVWVRLLRVPVYEAVADEQPEGRQGAVTAARGPA from the coding sequence GTGTCCGGCCTGAGCCCCTGGCTGCCCGCGGCACTCGCGGGGCTGGTCGCCCTCTGTGTCGCCGCGCTGCTGACCGAGCCGCTGCGCCGGCTCGCGCTGTGGCGCGGTTACACGGATCAGCCCGGCGCCCGCAAGGTGCATGTGCGTCCCACGCCGTACCTCGGTGGCATGGCCGTCGCGCTCGCCACCCTGGGCGCCGCGGGCGTGGTGGCGTTCGTCATGGGCGAGGGCGACACCTCGCTCGGGGTCGTCCTCGGCTGCGCCGCGGTGGTGGCCGTACTCGGCCTGGTCGACGACCTGCGCCAGCTGAGCATCCGGGTCCGGCTCTCCGTCGAGGCGGCGGCGGCCCTGACCGTCGTCGTGTGGTGCGGTCATCCCGTGCTCTTCGGCAACTGGTTCGACACGGTGATCGCGGTGCTGTGGATCCTCTTCACCACCAACGCGTTCAACCTGCTCGACAACATGGACGGTGTGGTCTCCACGGTGACCGCCGTCATCGCGGGCTTCCTCTGCTGCGCCGCCCTCCACGCCGGCCTCGCCGGCACCGCCGCGGTCACGGCCGCCCTGGCCGGGGCCTGCGCGGGGTTCCTGTTCCACAACTGGCATCCGGCGCGGATCTTCCTCGGCGACGCGGGCGCTCTCTTCGTGGGCTTCCTGGTGGCGTGCGCCAACATGACCGTGCACAGGGACAGCACCGCCCTCTCCGGCTACGGCAGTCTGCTGCTGATCACCCTGGTGGTCATCGCCGACACCGGCCTGGTGATGGTCGCGCGGCGCAGGGAGGGCCGGCCCGTGCTGGAGGGCGGCAAGGACCACATCGCCCACCGGCTGCGCCGCCTCGGGCTGACGGTCCGCCAGGTGGCCGCCGCCATCGGGGCCTTCGCGGCCCTGACGAGCCTGACGGCCGTCCTGGTCATGTTCCGGGTCCTCCCCCAGTCCGTCGTGCTGGTCACCGTCGTCGCCGTGACCGCCGTCGTCTGGGTCCGGCTCCTGCGGGTTCCCGTGTACGAGGCGGTCGCGGACGAGCAGCCCGAGGGCCGTCAGGGCGCGGTGACCGCGGCGCGCGGTCCCGCGTAG